GGGCGCCGCTACTCCGGGACGAGCTCGCGGTAGAGCGCGGCGGTCTGCGCCGCGATCGCGTCCCAGCCGAACTCCTCCACCGCCCGGCGGCGGCCGGCCCTGCCGAACCGCTCGGCCAGAGACGGGTCGGCCAGCAGCCGGTTGACGCGGAGGGCGATGTCGTGGGCGAAGCCCCGCGGGTCGAGCGGCGCCCCTGACCCGTCGCCAGAGAACGGCACCAGCAGTCCGGTGACGCCGTCGGCGACGACCTCGGGGATGCCGCCGACCGCGGAGGCGA
This genomic interval from Actinomycetes bacterium contains the following:
- a CDS encoding glycosyltransferase encodes the protein MLPRVDLVQLLTHATVFVCPSVYEPLGIVNLEAMACETAVVASAVGGIPEVVADGVTGLLVPFSGDGSGAPLDPRGFAHDIALRVNRLLADPSLAERFGRAGRRRAVEEFGWDAIAAQTAALYRELVPE